One window of the Carnobacterium maltaromaticum DSM 20342 genome contains the following:
- a CDS encoding NCS2 family permease has protein sequence MDVFKLNEKGTSVKTEIIAGLTSFFAISYIIIVNSIILKDAGIPPELSVFATIFVSIIGCLLMGFFANAPIVLTPGMGVNAFFTYTLVGTLGLSWQAAVAVVIISSGVYCLVAFSKLSELLSRAVPETLKHGITCGIGLFLVVIGLEKGHLIEAGKDTFIVLGDLASPHALLAIFGLVLTVILLIRNVQGGLFIGILVTTILGNILQIRDASEASFALSHLADYPSIFAQGDFSSLFSAKFLMAVFSLTMILVFESMGLLQGLLPDAKEKDFKKAFKASAVTTFISGFFGTSPTIAAAESASGIEEGGKTGLTAVVAGALFAVSLFFIPLLSYVPQAAIAPVILITGALMMKNLQHIQFEDFTEWFPAFLIFVIIPLTSSIADGLAVGFVFYPLVKIVAGKRQAVHPAMYLISGLFLAYLIMNTVMG, from the coding sequence ATGGACGTGTTTAAATTAAATGAGAAGGGGACTTCTGTTAAAACCGAAATTATCGCGGGGCTAACCTCCTTCTTTGCAATATCTTACATTATTATTGTCAACTCAATCATTTTAAAAGATGCCGGTATACCGCCTGAATTAAGTGTTTTTGCAACCATATTTGTTTCAATCATCGGCTGTTTACTAATGGGATTTTTCGCTAATGCCCCAATTGTCTTAACACCAGGTATGGGAGTGAATGCTTTTTTCACCTATACATTAGTTGGAACATTAGGTTTGAGTTGGCAGGCAGCGGTTGCTGTCGTCATCATTTCAAGTGGTGTGTATTGCCTTGTTGCTTTTTCAAAACTAAGCGAACTGTTAAGTCGAGCGGTACCTGAAACATTAAAACATGGGATTACTTGCGGGATTGGTTTATTTTTAGTTGTGATTGGCTTAGAGAAAGGACATTTAATTGAAGCAGGCAAAGATACGTTTATCGTTTTAGGTGATTTAGCCAGCCCTCATGCATTGTTAGCCATATTTGGTTTAGTTCTAACGGTCATTTTACTCATTCGGAATGTTCAAGGAGGACTCTTCATTGGAATTCTTGTAACGACCATTCTTGGAAATATTCTTCAAATTAGAGATGCCAGTGAAGCCAGCTTTGCTTTAAGTCATTTAGCTGACTATCCAAGTATTTTTGCTCAAGGTGATTTTTCAAGTCTCTTTTCAGCAAAATTTTTAATGGCAGTATTTTCCTTAACCATGATTTTAGTTTTTGAATCCATGGGTCTATTGCAAGGATTATTACCAGATGCTAAAGAAAAAGACTTCAAGAAAGCCTTTAAGGCTAGTGCAGTGACGACTTTTATCTCAGGATTTTTTGGAACAAGCCCAACCATTGCGGCAGCTGAAAGTGCATCAGGTATTGAAGAAGGCGGGAAAACTGGCTTAACAGCTGTAGTTGCAGGAGCATTATTTGCTGTCAGCTTGTTCTTTATTCCCTTGCTATCCTATGTTCCACAAGCAGCCATAGCCCCTGTCATTTTGATTACGGGCGCTTTAATGATGAAAAACTTACAACATATTCAATTTGAAGACTTTACTGAATGGTTTCCAGCTTTCTTGATTTTTGTCATTATCCCCTTAACATCAAGCATTGCAGATGGATTAGCCGTCGGTTTCGTATTTTATCCACTTGTTAAAATAGTTGCTGGCAAACGTCAAGCAGTGCACCCCGCGATGTATCTAATTTCAGGTTTATTTTTAGCCTATCTAATTATGAATACTGTGATGGGATAA
- a CDS encoding cytidine deaminase translates to MENEKWIQQAILARDTAYVPYSKFKVGACLVTTDDQMYTGCNIENASYGLSNCAERTAIFKAVSTGERTFKHLVITGDTDGPIAPCGACRQVIAEFCSPEMPVTLCNLKGDIKITTVAELLPYAFTNKDL, encoded by the coding sequence ATGGAAAATGAAAAATGGATTCAGCAAGCAATACTAGCTCGTGACACAGCCTACGTACCCTATTCCAAATTTAAAGTTGGAGCATGTTTAGTGACGACAGACGATCAAATGTATACAGGTTGTAATATTGAAAATGCTTCCTATGGATTATCCAATTGCGCTGAGAGAACAGCGATTTTCAAGGCAGTCTCAACAGGAGAAAGAACATTTAAACATTTAGTTATCACAGGAGACACAGACGGACCTATTGCCCCATGTGGAGCCTGTCGCCAAGTCATTGCTGAATTTTGCTCCCCAGAAATGCCAGTCACTCTTTGTAATTTAAAAGGGGACATCAAAATCACTACAGTCGCTGAACTATTACCCTATGCCTTTACAAATAAAGATTTATAA
- a CDS encoding BMP family lipoprotein: MRKRKLLATLTVGLGLTLTLAACGGKDKASSADGAGDIKGNTVALVTDVGGIDDKSFNQSAWEGLQAWGKEHKVKKGKDGYNYLQSNSDSDYVTNLNTAVNNKFKTIFGIGYKLQPALEDVAKQNPDTQFGIIDTVIEGQDNVVSVVFKDHEAAFLAGVAAAMTTETKHVGFIGGQEGEVIGRFEAGFRQGVAEVDPEIKVDVQYVGSFGDPAKAKSQAAAMYNNEADIIYVAGGDSGNGVFSEAKDIMKEEDKRKVWVIGVDRDQTEEGEYSGGNLTLTSTLKGVGAAVQDIANLSIEGKFPGGETLAYGLKDGAIDLTDGNLTPEVKTAIKDYKDKIIKEEIVVVEKPSQLK; encoded by the coding sequence ATGAGAAAACGTAAATTATTAGCAACTTTAACAGTGGGTTTAGGTCTAACGTTAACTTTAGCTGCATGTGGTGGGAAAGACAAGGCTAGTTCCGCAGATGGAGCAGGTGATATTAAAGGGAATACTGTTGCTTTAGTAACGGATGTTGGTGGAATTGACGATAAATCTTTTAACCAATCGGCTTGGGAAGGATTGCAAGCTTGGGGCAAAGAACACAAGGTTAAAAAAGGCAAAGATGGCTATAATTATTTACAATCGAATTCAGATTCTGATTACGTGACCAACTTAAATACAGCTGTTAACAATAAATTTAAAACTATTTTTGGCATTGGGTATAAGCTCCAACCAGCTTTAGAAGATGTAGCTAAACAAAACCCAGACACACAATTTGGAATTATTGATACAGTTATCGAAGGACAAGACAACGTTGTTTCTGTTGTATTTAAAGATCACGAAGCTGCTTTTCTAGCCGGTGTTGCTGCCGCTATGACAACTGAAACAAAACATGTCGGTTTTATCGGTGGCCAAGAAGGGGAAGTTATTGGTCGATTTGAAGCTGGTTTCCGTCAAGGGGTTGCCGAAGTTGATCCAGAAATTAAAGTCGATGTTCAATATGTCGGTTCATTTGGCGATCCAGCTAAAGCCAAATCACAAGCTGCAGCTATGTATAATAATGAGGCAGATATTATTTACGTCGCTGGTGGCGATTCTGGTAACGGTGTTTTCTCAGAAGCAAAAGACATCATGAAAGAAGAAGATAAACGTAAAGTTTGGGTAATTGGTGTCGATCGTGACCAAACAGAAGAAGGCGAATATTCAGGTGGCAATTTAACCTTAACATCGACTCTAAAAGGTGTTGGAGCCGCAGTGCAAGATATAGCGAATTTATCGATTGAAGGGAAATTTCCTGGTGGAGAAACGTTAGCTTATGGTTTAAAAGATGGCGCAATTGATTTAACCGATGGAAACCTAACTCCTGAAGTGAAAACAGCTATTAAAGACTACAAAGACAAAATCATTAAAGAAGAAATCGTTGTTGTTGAAAAACCAAGTCAATTAAAATAG
- a CDS encoding ABC transporter ATP-binding protein, with protein MVDENYVIEMLNITKAFGTFKANDNINLKVKKGEIHALLGENGAGKSTLMNILSGLLEPTSGEIKIHGKPVVINGPTVANKLGIGMVHQHFMLVKKFTVTENIILGNEPSKAGFIDKKVAIKTIKDLSERYGLKVNPSKVVEDISVGMEQRVEILKTLYRGADILIFDEPTAVLTPQEIDELILIMRELVKEGKSIILITHKLDEIKAVADRCTVIRRGKSIETVDVKSTSQQELADLMVGRSVSFKTKKGPSHPENVVLKVENLVVKESRGLEAVKNLSLEVRAGEILGIAGIDGNGQSELIQAITGLRKIESGSIELEGKAIGNLPPRKITETGLGHIPEDRHKYGLVLKMSLAENIALQTYYQKPLSNHGFLDYPAIKEYARKLIEEFDVRTPNELVPASALSGGNQQKAIIARELDRNPSLLIAAQPTRGLDVGAIEYIHKRLIEQRDHKKAVLLMSFELDEILNCSDRIAVMYDGKIAAIVDPKQTTEQELGLLMAGSSLEKARAALQAEEEEKKEAELIES; from the coding sequence ATGGTTGATGAAAATTATGTCATTGAGATGTTAAACATCACAAAAGCATTTGGAACATTTAAAGCAAATGATAACATTAACTTAAAAGTTAAAAAAGGTGAGATTCATGCTCTTTTAGGTGAAAATGGTGCAGGAAAGTCAACGTTGATGAATATTTTATCAGGATTGCTAGAACCAACTTCTGGTGAAATTAAAATCCACGGCAAACCGGTTGTCATTAATGGACCAACTGTGGCCAATAAATTAGGAATTGGAATGGTTCATCAGCATTTTATGCTTGTTAAAAAGTTTACGGTGACTGAAAATATTATTTTAGGAAATGAACCTAGTAAAGCTGGTTTTATTGATAAAAAAGTTGCCATAAAAACAATCAAAGATCTTTCTGAACGCTATGGACTAAAAGTAAATCCATCAAAAGTTGTCGAAGATATTTCTGTCGGAATGGAACAGCGGGTTGAGATTTTAAAAACCTTGTACCGTGGAGCTGATATTTTAATATTTGATGAGCCAACAGCGGTTCTAACTCCGCAAGAAATTGATGAGCTGATTTTAATTATGCGTGAACTGGTTAAAGAAGGAAAATCAATTATCTTAATTACCCATAAATTAGACGAAATTAAAGCTGTTGCAGATCGTTGTACCGTAATTCGTCGTGGTAAAAGTATTGAAACTGTGGATGTTAAATCAACTTCACAACAAGAATTAGCCGATTTAATGGTTGGGCGCTCTGTCTCTTTTAAAACGAAGAAAGGTCCATCGCATCCAGAAAATGTGGTCTTAAAAGTTGAGAACTTAGTTGTAAAAGAAAGCCGCGGTTTAGAGGCTGTTAAGAATTTAAGTCTAGAAGTCAGAGCAGGGGAAATTTTAGGAATTGCTGGGATCGATGGCAATGGACAAAGTGAATTGATCCAAGCCATCACAGGTTTACGTAAAATTGAAAGTGGATCAATCGAACTAGAAGGTAAAGCGATTGGCAATCTGCCTCCTAGAAAAATTACCGAAACTGGATTAGGACATATCCCGGAAGATCGTCATAAATATGGGCTTGTCTTAAAAATGAGTTTAGCAGAAAATATTGCCTTACAAACGTACTATCAAAAACCTTTAAGCAATCATGGTTTTCTTGATTACCCAGCGATTAAAGAATATGCGCGTAAGCTAATCGAAGAGTTTGATGTTCGTACACCAAATGAGTTAGTTCCAGCTAGTGCTTTATCTGGTGGGAATCAACAAAAGGCGATTATTGCCCGTGAATTAGATCGAAATCCATCATTATTGATTGCAGCTCAACCAACGCGTGGGCTAGATGTAGGGGCGATTGAATACATTCATAAACGTTTAATTGAACAACGAGATCATAAAAAAGCCGTATTGTTAATGAGTTTTGAATTAGATGAAATCTTAAACTGTTCAGATCGAATTGCAGTTATGTACGATGGGAAAATTGCGGCAATTGTTGATCCTAAACAAACAACCGAGCAAGAATTAGGTCTCTTGATGGCAGGTTCATCATTAGAAAAAGCACGAGCAGCGCTACAAGCGGAAGAAGAGGAAAAAAAGGAGGCTGAACTCATTGAATCATAA
- a CDS encoding ABC transporter permease, giving the protein MNHKNETLRNISVPVLSVLLGLILGAIIMLIFGYDPILGYKSLIEGSVGSSFYIGETLRQATPLILTALGFAVANTAGFFNIGVAGQALFGWLGSVTLAIMFPDLPRMLLIPLCLIGGAVAGAIWAGIAGYLRAYFGTSEVIVTIMLNYTALYISNHMVRNVLTNADDATPRISDNATLRSGFLANITDNSTLHYGLFIAIIMCIVMWIFMNKTTAGYELRAVGLNSFAAEYAGMSAKKNIVMAMVISGALAGLGGSMEGIGNFQNIFVMSSMPSIGFDGMAVSLLGAGNPFGILVSALLFGALKIGGISMPMGSDVPTEVVDIVIAAIIFFVGANYLIRYFMNKFNQPKIKITPAVTAKKEVN; this is encoded by the coding sequence TTGAATCATAAGAATGAAACCCTTAGAAATATTAGTGTACCTGTCTTATCCGTTCTACTAGGATTAATCTTAGGTGCCATTATTATGTTAATTTTCGGCTATGATCCGATTTTAGGTTATAAATCATTGATTGAAGGTTCGGTAGGTTCTTCTTTTTACATTGGTGAAACCTTACGTCAAGCAACACCTTTGATTTTAACAGCGTTAGGTTTTGCGGTAGCCAATACAGCAGGTTTCTTCAATATTGGGGTTGCTGGTCAAGCGCTCTTTGGTTGGTTAGGCTCAGTTACTTTAGCTATTATGTTCCCAGACTTGCCACGTATGCTTTTAATTCCTCTTTGTTTAATTGGCGGAGCAGTAGCAGGTGCTATCTGGGCTGGAATTGCTGGCTATCTAAGAGCTTATTTTGGAACTAGTGAAGTTATTGTGACGATTATGCTGAATTATACAGCTTTGTATATTAGTAACCATATGGTACGCAATGTCTTAACGAATGCAGATGACGCAACGCCACGTATTTCAGATAATGCAACCTTACGTTCAGGCTTTTTGGCGAATATAACGGATAATTCCACGCTTCATTACGGATTATTTATTGCGATTATTATGTGTATTGTCATGTGGATCTTTATGAATAAAACAACTGCAGGATATGAATTACGAGCAGTTGGCTTAAATTCTTTTGCTGCAGAATACGCAGGTATGAGTGCCAAGAAAAATATCGTGATGGCGATGGTTATTTCTGGAGCATTAGCCGGTTTAGGTGGAAGTATGGAAGGGATTGGAAATTTCCAAAATATCTTTGTTATGAGTAGTATGCCAAGTATTGGTTTTGATGGTATGGCCGTATCCTTATTAGGAGCAGGAAATCCATTTGGTATTCTCGTTTCAGCGTTATTATTTGGTGCTTTGAAAATTGGTGGAATCAGCATGCCAATGGGATCAGATGTGCCAACAGAAGTAGTGGATATTGTGATTGCAGCGATTATTTTCTTCGTTGGAGCAAACTACTTGATTCGTTATTTTATGAATAAATTTAATCAACCTAAAATAAAAATTACGCCGGCTGTTACAGCTAAGAAAGAGGTGAATTAA
- a CDS encoding ABC transporter permease, producing MENFISTLSIVVSSALIYAAPLIFTALGGTFSERSGIVNVGLEGIMVMGAFSSIVFNLSMGDVFGNWTPWVGLLVGGGIGLIFSLIHAVATVNLRANHIVSGTVINMLAPALAIFLTRVLYEGRGQTDFIKFNFGKSNIPLLEHIPILGDIFFKGTSAAAFVAILIAVLAWYILFKSRFGLRLRSVGEHPQAADTLGINVYLMRYAGVMISGFLGGIGGAVAAQSISLNFSVSTIAGQGFIALAAMIFGKWNPLGAMGAAIFFGFAQSLSVIGSYIPIIKDVPPVALQISPYILTIIVLVAFIGKSQGPAANGETYIKSK from the coding sequence GTGGAAAACTTTATCTCAACTTTATCAATTGTTGTCTCTTCAGCGTTAATTTATGCAGCTCCGTTAATTTTTACAGCATTGGGTGGGACATTTTCAGAGCGAAGTGGTATTGTTAACGTAGGGCTAGAAGGAATCATGGTGATGGGTGCCTTTAGTTCAATTGTCTTCAACTTATCGATGGGTGATGTGTTTGGGAATTGGACACCTTGGGTAGGATTACTTGTTGGTGGCGGAATTGGGCTGATATTCTCCCTAATTCATGCTGTTGCAACCGTTAATCTTCGAGCGAATCATATTGTTAGTGGTACAGTAATTAATATGCTAGCGCCAGCTTTGGCAATCTTTTTAACGCGCGTATTATATGAAGGACGCGGTCAAACAGATTTCATCAAATTCAATTTTGGTAAAAGCAATATTCCTTTACTAGAGCATATTCCAATCTTAGGAGATATCTTCTTCAAAGGTACCTCAGCAGCAGCTTTTGTGGCTATTTTAATTGCTGTTTTAGCTTGGTATATATTATTTAAATCACGCTTTGGTTTACGCTTACGTTCTGTAGGAGAGCATCCACAAGCAGCAGATACATTAGGAATTAATGTTTACTTGATGCGTTATGCTGGTGTTATGATTTCAGGATTTTTAGGTGGGATTGGTGGTGCTGTTGCAGCTCAATCGATTTCATTAAACTTTTCAGTCTCAACGATTGCTGGACAAGGATTTATCGCCTTAGCAGCAATGATTTTCGGTAAATGGAATCCACTAGGCGCAATGGGCGCAGCCATTTTCTTCGGATTTGCCCAAAGTTTAAGTGTAATTGGTAGTTACATTCCAATTATTAAAGACGTTCCACCAGTTGCGTTACAGATTTCACCTTATATCTTAACGATTATTGTGTTAGTTGCCTTTATTGGAAAATCACAAGGCCCTGCAGCCAATGGTGAAACGTATATCAAATCAAAATAA
- the deoB gene encoding phosphopentomutase: protein MFKRVHLIVMDSVGIGEAPDAAAFGDVGSDTLGHIAEIAGLTIPNLEKLGLGTIRPLKGVSDQATSGYATKLEEVSVGKDTMTGHWEIMGLDIKTPFRVFPNGFPAELLEKIEAFSGRKVICNQPYSGTAVIDDFGPEQMETGALIVYTSADPVLQIAAHEEIIPLEELYKICQYVRDITLNDPYMIGRIIARPYLGTPGNFKRTSNRHDYALSPFGKTVLDSLKENGKDVIAIGKINDIFNGAGVTDSIRTKSNMDGVDQLLTVMKQEFTGISFLNLVDFDALFGHRRDVPGYAQAIEEFDARLPEILANLKEDDLLLITADHGNDPSFPGTDHTREYVPLLAYSPSMKNHGNLKQGYFADISATIAENFAVPATENGTSFLAELK, encoded by the coding sequence ATGTTTAAACGTGTACATTTAATTGTAATGGATTCAGTTGGAATCGGTGAAGCACCAGATGCGGCAGCTTTTGGAGATGTTGGCAGTGATACACTGGGACATATTGCTGAAATAGCCGGCTTAACTATTCCTAATTTAGAAAAATTAGGTTTAGGCACGATTCGCCCTTTAAAAGGTGTTTCAGATCAAGCAACAAGTGGCTATGCTACAAAATTAGAAGAAGTTTCGGTTGGTAAAGATACGATGACTGGCCATTGGGAAATTATGGGATTGGATATTAAAACGCCATTCCGTGTTTTTCCAAACGGTTTTCCAGCTGAATTATTAGAAAAAATTGAGGCCTTCTCAGGTCGTAAAGTGATTTGTAATCAACCTTACAGCGGTACGGCTGTCATTGATGACTTTGGTCCAGAGCAAATGGAAACAGGCGCGTTAATTGTTTATACTTCAGCAGATCCTGTGTTACAAATTGCGGCTCACGAAGAAATTATTCCGTTAGAAGAGCTATATAAAATTTGTCAGTATGTCCGTGATATTACTTTAAACGATCCTTATATGATTGGGCGTATTATTGCTCGTCCCTATTTAGGTACACCAGGGAACTTTAAACGCACAAGTAATCGTCATGACTATGCACTCAGTCCATTTGGAAAAACTGTCTTAGATTCCTTAAAAGAAAATGGCAAAGATGTGATTGCAATTGGGAAAATCAATGATATTTTTAATGGAGCAGGCGTAACTGACTCAATCCGTACGAAAAGTAATATGGATGGAGTTGATCAACTACTAACTGTCATGAAGCAAGAATTCACTGGAATTAGCTTTTTAAATCTAGTTGATTTTGATGCACTATTTGGTCATCGTCGTGATGTTCCAGGATATGCGCAAGCAATTGAAGAATTTGATGCACGTTTACCAGAAATTTTAGCAAACCTAAAAGAGGATGATTTGTTGCTCATTACTGCAGATCACGGAAATGATCCAAGTTTCCCAGGTACAGACCATACGAGAGAATATGTTCCATTATTGGCTTATTCACCAAGTATGAAAAACCATGGTAACCTAAAACAAGGGTATTTCGCAGATATTTCAGCGACAATTGCTGAAAACTTTGCTGTTCCTGCAACTGAAAATGGCACAAGCTTTTTAGCTGAATTAAAGTAA
- a CDS encoding purine-nucleoside phosphorylase produces the protein MEKLQEKIKQAASFIREKGVGEIEIGLILGSGLGELGDEVENAIQIPYETIPNFPTSTVEGHAGQLVYGTLGGKKVLAMQGRFHYYEGYSLEMVTFPVRVMKALGIHSVIVTNAAGGLNLDFTPGELMLITDQINFTGVNPLIGPNDNEMGVRFTDMSQAYDKEYQEIVRNVAKEMNLDLKEGVYMGFTGPTYETPAEIKMARVIGADAVGMSTVPEVIVARHSGLRVIGVSCITNLAAGMQASLNHAEVVETTERVKESFKTLVKNILASI, from the coding sequence ATGGAAAAATTGCAAGAAAAAATTAAACAAGCAGCAAGTTTTATTAGAGAAAAAGGTGTTGGCGAAATTGAAATTGGCTTGATTTTAGGCTCAGGTCTAGGTGAATTAGGCGATGAAGTTGAAAATGCGATTCAAATTCCTTATGAAACAATCCCTAATTTCCCAACATCAACAGTTGAGGGACATGCTGGTCAACTTGTTTATGGAACATTAGGTGGAAAAAAAGTGTTGGCGATGCAAGGACGCTTCCACTATTACGAAGGCTACTCTCTTGAAATGGTGACATTTCCAGTTAGAGTCATGAAAGCTTTAGGCATCCACTCAGTCATTGTAACCAATGCTGCTGGTGGCTTAAATCTTGATTTTACTCCAGGTGAATTGATGTTGATTACTGATCAAATTAACTTTACAGGCGTGAATCCATTAATTGGACCGAATGACAATGAGATGGGTGTGCGTTTCACAGATATGAGTCAAGCCTACGATAAAGAGTATCAGGAAATCGTTCGTAACGTAGCTAAAGAGATGAATTTAGATTTAAAAGAGGGCGTTTATATGGGCTTTACTGGTCCAACTTACGAAACACCAGCTGAAATTAAAATGGCTCGTGTCATTGGAGCCGATGCGGTTGGGATGTCAACAGTCCCAGAGGTAATCGTAGCGCGTCACAGTGGTTTAAGAGTCATTGGAGTCTCTTGTATTACAAACCTAGCAGCTGGCATGCAAGCGAGCTTAAATCACGCTGAGGTTGTAGAAACAACTGAACGAGTAAAAGAATCATTTAAAACATTAGTTAAAAATATTTTAGCCTCTATTTAA
- a CDS encoding helix-turn-helix domain-containing protein, protein MSHLGKRVKEQRLKKGLTQIELAEDICTQATISNLENETSLPSLSILLAVGDRLNIDFSDIYEFVSANSTSYSDIFKQVQKYCETEDYKEAYKILKEQIDFSKLESVYELKQYYYYVGITSLLGYQRFSDAHYNLNLALSSDSGRNLDFFDVMATNGIGIAYDLISDKEKAQTYFEKTLVLLDEVLFTVKSSQNRFEIVKIYFNIAKFYSSIEDYQQAIDLSDLGIRLLEEEKAVFYLDHLFYEKSLNLSKLGQQEKATENYFYAAALAKISKNTELYGTIKKDMAEFKIEGYNYWV, encoded by the coding sequence ATGTCGCATTTAGGTAAAAGAGTTAAAGAGCAAAGACTTAAAAAAGGACTTACGCAAATTGAACTAGCAGAAGATATTTGTACGCAAGCCACTATTAGCAATTTAGAAAATGAAACAAGTTTGCCTTCGCTCTCAATTTTATTAGCAGTCGGAGATCGCTTAAATATAGATTTTAGTGACATTTATGAATTTGTCTCTGCAAATAGTACAAGTTATAGTGATATCTTTAAACAAGTTCAAAAATATTGTGAAACAGAAGACTATAAAGAAGCCTATAAAATCCTTAAGGAGCAAATTGATTTCAGCAAATTAGAGAGCGTCTATGAATTAAAGCAATACTATTATTACGTAGGAATCACAAGCTTACTCGGGTACCAGCGTTTTTCTGATGCTCATTACAACCTTAATTTAGCCTTATCTTCAGATTCAGGTCGAAATTTAGATTTTTTTGATGTCATGGCAACAAATGGAATTGGAATCGCTTATGATCTGATATCAGATAAAGAAAAAGCTCAAACTTATTTTGAGAAAACGCTTGTATTACTAGATGAAGTTTTATTTACTGTAAAATCTAGTCAAAATCGTTTTGAGATTGTTAAAATTTATTTTAATATAGCCAAATTTTATTCAAGCATTGAAGACTATCAGCAAGCGATTGATTTAAGTGATTTAGGCATTCGTTTACTCGAAGAAGAAAAAGCTGTATTTTATTTAGATCATCTATTTTATGAAAAAAGCTTGAATTTATCTAAGTTAGGCCAACAAGAAAAAGCAACTGAAAATTATTTTTATGCAGCAGCACTAGCTAAAATAAGTAAGAATACAGAGTTATACGGTACCATAAAAAAAGATATGGCAGAATTTAAAATCGAAGGCTACAATTATTGGGTTTAA
- a CDS encoding MBL fold metallo-hydrolase has product MLEIKRILTGAIQENCYLIYNEKECLIVDPGADADKIIAAIQDLDIKPIAILLTHCHYDHIGALEEVRNYFTIPVYVDPLEQSWLTDPELNLSSALGQPPVSAQPAEFEFSYRNYTLGDFNFKVVPTPGHSVGSVSFIFDDFVVSGDALFKGSIGRTDLPNGNFEQLIASITTQLFTLPDSLAVYAGHGEVTTIGNEKATNPFFN; this is encoded by the coding sequence ATGCTAGAAATTAAACGTATTTTAACTGGAGCCATTCAAGAAAACTGTTACCTTATCTATAATGAAAAAGAGTGCTTAATTGTTGATCCTGGAGCAGATGCTGATAAAATTATTGCTGCCATCCAAGACTTAGATATCAAACCTATCGCTATTCTGTTGACTCATTGTCATTATGATCATATTGGTGCTTTAGAAGAAGTTCGAAATTATTTTACGATTCCAGTCTATGTTGACCCTCTTGAGCAATCTTGGTTGACCGATCCTGAGCTAAACTTATCAAGTGCACTAGGACAACCTCCTGTTAGTGCACAACCAGCTGAATTTGAATTTTCATACCGAAACTATACTTTGGGTGATTTCAATTTCAAGGTGGTGCCAACACCTGGTCATTCTGTTGGAAGCGTCAGCTTTATCTTTGATGATTTTGTCGTTTCTGGTGATGCTTTATTTAAAGGTAGCATTGGTCGGACAGATTTACCTAATGGGAATTTTGAACAACTCATTGCCAGTATCACTACACAGCTTTTCACATTACCTGATTCCTTAGCTGTGTATGCTGGTCACGGAGAGGTCACTACGATTGGAAATGAAAAAGCCACGAATCCTTTCTTTAATTAA
- a CDS encoding YwqG family protein: MFHSELLTIFPNSQHQALENSRKEAIALSLENNGELGLLISKVGGFGYFPKDETYPVNSDGQPLRLLAQLNFSELPPLKDYPTKGLLAFYIDEFDDLLGCDFENPLNRVGYKVLYFPECDEELAYSKGELEDLFRRFSEIERYPVVNEEYQLIGTLENQYVTGDSVEFEATYKSEFYNFFEKAYPDPDEAESKMEELFDIDISSPNSIGGYPSFTQTDPRIRMPEFKDDQLLFQLSSTDYGNDVQVIWGDSGIGNFFIHPIDLVNQDFSKTWYNWDCY, translated from the coding sequence ATGTTTCATTCTGAATTGTTAACTATTTTTCCGAATTCTCAGCATCAAGCGTTAGAAAATAGTCGAAAAGAGGCTATCGCATTAAGTTTAGAAAATAATGGTGAGCTGGGATTACTAATTTCAAAAGTTGGTGGGTTTGGCTATTTTCCAAAGGATGAAACCTATCCTGTGAATAGTGATGGTCAGCCGCTACGTTTGTTAGCTCAATTAAATTTTTCTGAATTGCCACCATTAAAGGATTATCCAACCAAAGGATTACTCGCTTTTTATATAGATGAGTTTGATGACTTGCTTGGATGTGATTTTGAAAACCCGCTAAATCGAGTGGGGTATAAGGTGCTTTATTTTCCTGAATGTGATGAAGAACTCGCTTATTCTAAAGGTGAGTTGGAAGATTTATTTAGACGTTTTTCGGAAATAGAACGTTACCCAGTTGTCAATGAGGAATATCAACTAATAGGCACACTGGAAAACCAATATGTAACAGGTGACTCTGTTGAGTTTGAAGCGACTTATAAATCAGAGTTTTATAACTTTTTTGAAAAAGCTTACCCAGACCCAGATGAAGCGGAATCGAAAATGGAGGAACTTTTTGATATCGATATCAGTTCTCCTAACTCAATTGGAGGTTATCCGAGTTTTACACAAACGGATCCCCGAATTAGAATGCCAGAATTTAAAGATGATCAGCTCTTATTTCAATTAAGTAGTACAGATTACGGGAATGATGTTCAAGTAATTTGGGGAGACTCGGGGATTGGCAATTTCTTTATCCATCCTATTGATTTAGTAAATCAAGATTTTTCAAAAACTTGGTACAATTGGGATTGCTATTAA